In the genome of Desulfobacteraceae bacterium, one region contains:
- a CDS encoding bacterioferritin: protein MPQAEAQKRRENVIEVLNRARAMELQAIHQYMNQHYNLDDMDYGEMAAKMKLIAIDEMRHAEAFAERIKELGGEPTSEKSGPVERGQEVEAIFPFDMDLEDDTIVTYNQFLLVCRENGDSISMKVFETIIDDEQLHFNYFDSVRAHIEKLGPAYLAKIAGTPSSTGLQPQGFAVSGGGAE, encoded by the coding sequence ATGCCACAGGCAGAAGCCCAGAAACGCAGGGAAAATGTCATCGAGGTCCTCAACCGCGCCCGCGCGATGGAGTTGCAGGCCATTCACCAGTACATGAACCAGCATTACAATCTGGACGACATGGACTACGGTGAAATGGCCGCCAAGATGAAGCTCATCGCCATCGACGAGATGCGCCACGCCGAGGCTTTCGCCGAGCGCATCAAGGAACTGGGGGGGGAGCCCACCAGCGAAAAGTCCGGTCCGGTGGAGCGCGGGCAGGAGGTCGAGGCGATCTTTCCCTTCGATATGGACCTGGAAGACGACACCATCGTGACCTACAACCAGTTTCTGCTGGTCTGCCGGGAAAACGGCGACAGCATCAGCATGAAGGTGTTTGAAACCATCATCGACGACGAGCAGCTGCATTTCAACTACTTCGACAGCGTCCGGGCCCACATCGAAAAGCTCGGGCCGGCCTACCTGGCCAAGATTGCCGGGACCCCCTCCTCCACCGGGCTGCAGCCCCAGGGGTTTGCCGTCAGCGGCGGGGGCGCCGAGTAG
- a CDS encoding flavodoxin family protein → MPPKIVFVQGSPRSHGNTRAVAAVAMAAAREQGAEVVEIDAVRLEFKKPGCTGCQKCQQSESFVCTLGDQVAEAVATLPRYDVIVLATPIYWWSYTAQIKIFVDRMYSLSKFTEGGTIRTQLGGKTLALMATGGGPLEDNLKLLERQWKTPADMLGCAFAACLFPFTPPQAGALQKDPGAIQKAREFGRLLATAK, encoded by the coding sequence ATGCCCCCCAAAATCGTGTTCGTTCAGGGAAGCCCTCGCTCCCATGGCAACACCCGCGCGGTTGCCGCCGTGGCCATGGCCGCCGCGCGGGAGCAAGGGGCCGAGGTGGTTGAGATCGACGCCGTTCGGCTTGAATTCAAAAAACCGGGCTGCACCGGCTGTCAAAAATGCCAGCAGTCCGAGAGCTTTGTCTGCACCCTCGGCGACCAGGTGGCCGAGGCGGTGGCCACCCTGCCGCGCTACGACGTGATTGTCCTGGCGACCCCGATCTACTGGTGGAGCTATACGGCCCAGATCAAGATCTTTGTCGACCGGATGTACTCGCTTTCCAAATTCACCGAAGGTGGGACCATCCGAACGCAGCTTGGCGGCAAGACCCTGGCGCTGATGGCCACCGGCGGCGGGCCGCTGGAAGACAACCTGAAACTGCTCGAACGCCAGTGGAAAACCCCGGCCGACATGCTCGGCTGCGCCTTTGCGGCCTGCCTGTTCCCCTTCACCCCGCCCCAGGCCGGGGCCCTGCAAAAGGACCCCGGCGCCATCCAAAAGGCACGGGAATTCGGCCGCTTGCTGGCAACCGCGAAGTAG
- a CDS encoding DUF3786 domain-containing protein, which yields MMASETSVFEVTCRQYRDQLGRMETAPLAARLGVQVDGDGVRVPLLGALYRVSPGGVYDPAGEVPGFDVCVVLLKYLLRCPDLPPTARDLVSYRGLKDSGPLTVYFANEVEGAIAAAFSGRAAALAAAGAALGGRVPDIGARYDLALQFDALPRVPLCLLFNDADDEFPAACSLLFERRAEVYLDPECLAMLGRHLFVRLKRAAPK from the coding sequence ATGATGGCGTCCGAGACATCCGTTTTTGAGGTCACCTGCAGGCAGTACCGCGACCAGCTCGGTCGAATGGAAACAGCGCCGCTGGCCGCCCGGCTGGGGGTGCAGGTCGATGGGGACGGGGTGCGTGTGCCGCTGCTGGGGGCGCTTTATCGCGTTTCGCCGGGCGGCGTTTACGATCCCGCCGGGGAAGTCCCCGGCTTCGACGTCTGCGTGGTGCTGCTCAAATATCTGCTGCGCTGCCCCGACCTGCCGCCGACGGCCAGGGACCTGGTTTCCTATCGAGGGCTGAAGGATTCCGGCCCGTTGACGGTCTACTTCGCCAATGAGGTCGAGGGCGCCATCGCCGCCGCCTTCAGCGGCCGCGCCGCCGCCCTGGCGGCGGCCGGCGCGGCCCTGGGCGGGCGCGTGCCCGACATCGGCGCGCGCTACGACCTGGCGCTGCAGTTCGATGCGCTCCCGCGGGTCCCTCTTTGTCTGCTTTTCAACGATGCCGACGATGAATTCCCCGCCGCCTGCAGCCTGCTTTTCGAGCGCCGCGCCGAGGTCTATCTCGACCCGGAATGCCTCGCCATGCTGGGCCGGCATCTTTTCGTGCGGCTGAAACGGGCCGCGCCCAAATGA